The genomic region CCTTCCCCTTAAAGTCTTTTATAAAATAATAAATTGCGGTTCTGAAAAAAGTCAATATCAGTATACCAAAAAAAACATGTCTTTTAAACCACAAATGTATATGATTCATTTGCCAGTGTTACAATATCCCCGTTTTTCAGTTTTACTTCGGTGCTGCACGTAATTCTTTCATTATTGACATATGTGCCGTTTACCGAGTTCAAATCTATGATATAGTAGCCATCATCCTTTCTGACTATTTCAGCATGAATTTTTCCAACCGCTCTGTTGTTTATTGCATAATCCACACTGTCCGAAAGCCTTCCCAGCAGTACCGAGTCCTTCGTAATATATATTCTTTCACCGGGGCAGGAATGACTCTGAAGATATGGTATATTGCCTGAAGCATATCCCAAAATAACAGTTCTGTCCTGGGTACCCATGCCGGTGTGAGCCGTTCCGGAGAAAGGTTCGGAATTCTCTATATATGTTCTGACAGATAAACCGGGTGGCTGGATTTCCTTTACCTCGTCATGGCTTTTGCAATCAGACTCATGTGCTTTATTTTCCGTAACTTTTCTGAATTCTTCCATGCATGAACCGACCATTTTATTCACGTAAACCGCCGACCTTTTTGGATGAGCAATAACTTTCTCAGCAGTCTCCCCATACAATGATTTTACAATGTTTTTATCAGACGCCTCCATGATTACATTACAGTCGCCGGTCTTTTTTTCATCTGAAAACAACCTTGTAAAAATGAAATAATTCGCCGCAAAACCGATAAGAGCCAAACCAAGTACGGTGCCGGTTATATCATTTGAAGCTCTCCTTAAAAACAGCATATAAACAAGCAGCCCGACAAAAAAAGCATTCGCTGCGCCGGCAACAATATATGATTTCAAAGGATGCTTAAAGCCACCATGTGTTTCACCGTTCTTCTCGCGGTTATTTCTGTTTTCACGACAGTTCATCGTGCCATTTTTCTGTCTTTGATCCGGAGTTTCGGATATTAAGGAAATTCCCTC from Thermoclostridium stercorarium subsp. stercorarium DSM 8532 harbors:
- a CDS encoding DUF6382 domain-containing protein; the encoded protein is MIDVQELIPTYAGFGGKSYITFTVSEKEELICYQVEMLAKNRIDFLLPLSVQRLNNNWKLSYDITSKIPLGKVLERKCLKYGEFASILKQIGKLSAKLKDYLLDISSVIFNNSYIYCDPSDLSLYFMYFPVKNADFSSDTIKDFLRNLILNIRLTEDSSGSILKRLLDVLKSETFTPEMLLKCINSELRETSEDRLAGFSSDEGNEGISLISETPDQRQKNGTMNCRENRNNREKNGETHGGFKHPLKSYIVAGAANAFFVGLLVYMLFLRRASNDITGTVLGLALIGFAANYFIFTRLFSDEKKTGDCNVIMEASDKNIVKSLYGETAEKVIAHPKRSAVYVNKMVGSCMEEFRKVTENKAHESDCKSHDEVKEIQPPGLSVRTYIENSEPFSGTAHTGMGTQDRTVILGYASGNIPYLQSHSCPGERIYITKDSVLLGRLSDSVDYAINNRAVGKIHAEIVRKDDGYYIIDLNSVNGTYVNNERITCSTEVKLKNGDIVTLANESYTFVV